One Pseudomonas sp. AN-1 genomic region harbors:
- the ccmI gene encoding c-type cytochrome biogenesis protein CcmI, which produces MTAFWLAAAVLLLAALAFLLIPLLRGRRAQAEEDRTALNVALYQERIAELDAQHAAGSLDAAQLEAGRSEAARELLDDAEQAEAARRPLGRWLPLTLAVLVPVAGLALYLHWGASDALKLREQLAVAPKNMDEVIARLEETVRLQPDQAEAWYFLGRSYMAQQRPGDAAPAFARAAELAGRQPELLGQWAQALYFAEGQKFTEQVRSLGEEALRLDPQEVTTLGLLGIAAFEEQRYGDAMGYWQRLVAVLEPNDPSRQAIEGGIERAREQLVARGEKVPEAPVAPAAVELKVRVSLAPELAGKVQPDDTLFVFARAASGPPMPLAAKRLKVSDLPVEVSLSDADAMMPQLKLSNFAEIQLVARISRAGSPMQGEWIGQSGVLKTAEAGEQALVIDKAEQP; this is translated from the coding sequence ATGACCGCTTTCTGGCTTGCTGCCGCGGTGCTGCTGCTGGCAGCGCTCGCCTTCCTGCTGATTCCGCTGCTGCGCGGCCGCCGCGCCCAGGCCGAGGAAGACCGCACCGCCCTCAACGTCGCCCTGTATCAGGAGCGCATCGCCGAGCTGGACGCCCAGCATGCCGCCGGCAGCCTGGATGCCGCCCAGCTGGAGGCCGGGCGCAGCGAGGCCGCCCGCGAGCTGCTGGACGACGCCGAGCAGGCCGAGGCGGCGCGTCGCCCGCTGGGCCGCTGGCTGCCGCTGACGCTGGCCGTGCTGGTGCCGGTCGCCGGCCTCGCCCTGTACCTGCACTGGGGCGCCAGCGATGCGCTGAAGCTGCGCGAACAGCTGGCCGTGGCGCCGAAGAACATGGACGAGGTGATCGCGCGCCTCGAGGAAACCGTGCGCCTGCAGCCGGACCAGGCCGAGGCCTGGTACTTCCTCGGTCGCAGCTACATGGCCCAGCAGCGTCCCGGGGACGCCGCCCCGGCCTTCGCCCGCGCCGCCGAACTGGCCGGCCGCCAGCCGGAGCTGCTCGGCCAGTGGGCGCAGGCGCTGTACTTCGCCGAGGGGCAGAAGTTCACCGAGCAGGTGCGCAGCCTCGGCGAGGAGGCGCTCAGGCTCGATCCGCAGGAGGTCACCACCCTCGGCCTGCTCGGCATCGCCGCCTTCGAGGAGCAGCGCTATGGCGACGCCATGGGCTACTGGCAGCGTCTGGTGGCGGTGCTGGAGCCGAACGATCCGTCGCGCCAGGCCATCGAGGGCGGCATCGAGCGTGCCCGCGAGCAACTGGTCGCCCGCGGCGAGAAGGTGCCCGAGGCACCGGTCGCGCCGGCCGCGGTGGAACTCAAGGTCCGGGTCAGCCTGGCCCCGGAACTGGCCGGCAAGGTGCAGCCGGACGATACGCTGTTCGTCTTCGCCCGTGCCGCCTCCGGTCCGCCGATGCCGCTGGCCGCCAAGCGCCTGAAGGTCTCCGACCTGCCGGTGGAAGTCAGCCTCTCCGATGCCGATGCGATGATGCCGCAGCTCAAGCTGTCCAACTTCGCCGAGATCCAGCTGGTGGCGCGCATCTCCCGTGCCGGCAGCCCGATGCAGGGCGAGTGGATCGGCCAGAGCGGCGTGCTGAAGACTGCCGAGGCGGGCGAGCAGGCGCTGGTGATCGACAAGGCGGAGCAGCCCTGA
- a CDS encoding cytochrome c-type biogenesis protein, whose protein sequence is MKRLLSAALLGLTLSLGAQAAIDTYEFKDEAARERYRTLTEELRCPKCQNQNIADSDAPIAMDLRREIHRMLGEGKSNQEIVDFLVARYGDFVRYNPPVDARTWLLWYGPWLLLGGGLGVLALIVLRRRRPAAFGQGADLSAEERTRLDQLLKNASDKSKADQ, encoded by the coding sequence ATGAAACGACTGCTCTCCGCAGCCCTGCTGGGCCTGACCCTGTCGCTGGGCGCCCAGGCGGCCATCGACACCTACGAGTTCAAGGACGAGGCGGCGCGCGAGCGCTACCGCACCCTCACCGAGGAGCTGCGCTGCCCGAAGTGCCAGAACCAGAACATCGCCGACTCCGACGCGCCGATCGCCATGGACCTGCGCCGCGAGATCCACCGCATGCTCGGCGAAGGCAAGAGCAACCAGGAGATCGTCGACTTCCTGGTGGCCCGCTACGGCGACTTCGTGCGCTACAACCCGCCGGTCGATGCGCGTACCTGGCTGCTCTGGTACGGCCCGTGGCTGCTGCTCGGCGGCGGTCTCGGCGTGCTGGCGCTGATCGTCCTGCGTCGCCGCCGTCCCGCGGCATTCGGCCAGGGCGCCGACCTCTCCGCCGAGGAGCGCACGCGCCTCGACCAACTGCTGAAGAACGCTTCCGACAAGAGCAAGGCTGACCAATGA
- a CDS encoding DsbE family thiol:disulfide interchange protein — protein sequence MKRAILLLPLLGFLVLAGFLYKGLFLDPRDIGTTMIGKPLPGFALPSLEDPTRTVSSGDLKGPALVNVWATWCPTCRAEHAMLNQLAGQGVVVYGVNYKDNGEAARKWLNDLGNPYRLNVEDPQGSLGINLGVYGAPETFLIDKDGIIRHKYVGAIDERVWREQLAPLYQQLVDAR from the coding sequence ATGAAACGGGCAATCCTGCTGCTGCCGCTGCTCGGTTTCCTGGTGCTGGCCGGTTTCCTCTACAAGGGCCTGTTCCTCGATCCGCGCGACATCGGCACGACCATGATCGGCAAGCCGCTGCCCGGCTTCGCCCTGCCGTCGCTGGAAGACCCGACGCGCACCGTCAGCTCCGGCGACCTCAAGGGGCCGGCGCTGGTCAACGTCTGGGCGACCTGGTGCCCGACCTGCCGCGCCGAGCACGCGATGCTCAACCAGTTGGCCGGGCAGGGCGTGGTGGTCTACGGCGTCAACTACAAGGACAACGGCGAGGCGGCGCGCAAGTGGCTCAACGATCTGGGCAACCCCTACCGCCTCAACGTCGAGGACCCGCAGGGCAGCCTGGGCATCAACCTCGGGGTCTACGGCGCGCCGGAAACCTTCCTGATCGACAAGGACGGCATCATCCGTCACAAGTACGTCGGCGCCATCGACGAGCGCGTCTGGCGCGAACAGCTGGCTCCGCTGTACCAGCAACTGGTGGACGCGCGCTGA
- a CDS encoding heme lyase CcmF/NrfE family subunit yields MIPELGHLAMILALCLAAVQATLPMIGAWRGDAQWMSLARPAAWGQFAFLLFSFLCLTQAFLVDDFSVAYVASNSNSALPWFYKFSAVWGAHEGSLLLWALILASWTFAVSVFSRQLPEVMLARVLGVMGMISVGFLLFLIVTSNPFARLLPNAPRDGGDLNPLLQDFGLIVHPPMLYMGYVGFSVVFAFAIAALLGGRLDAAWARWSRPWTIVAWAFLSIGIVLGSWWAYYELGWGGWWFWDPVENASFMPWLVGTALLHSLAVTEKRGVFKSWTVLLAIAAFSLSLLGTFLVRSGVLTSVHAFAADPERGTFILIFLLFVVGSSLTLFALRAPVVKSVIGFGLWSRETLLLANNLILVVTCAMILLGTLYPLVLDALSGAKLSVGPPYFNALFLPLMAILMVALGVGVLVRWKDTPLGWLGGMLLPVLVASGVLGVAAAFLLGDFHWAVLAACLLAAWVVLAGLRDLLDKTRHKGLVKGIAGLSRSYWGMQLAHFGIAVTALGIVLSSQYNVERDLRMAPGESVEVGGYRFAFDGTRHHEGPNFTSDRGTVRVLEDGEEIAVLHPEKRIYQVRGMPMTEAGIDPGFTRDLYVALGEPLENGAWAVRLHVKPFVRWIWLGGLLMACGGLLAALDRRYRVKVTTRAREALGMTGVQA; encoded by the coding sequence ATGATTCCCGAGCTCGGCCATCTGGCCATGATCCTCGCCCTGTGCCTGGCCGCGGTGCAGGCGACCCTGCCGATGATCGGCGCCTGGCGCGGCGATGCGCAGTGGATGAGCCTGGCCCGCCCGGCGGCCTGGGGCCAGTTCGCCTTCCTGCTGTTCTCCTTCCTGTGCCTGACTCAGGCGTTCCTGGTCGACGACTTCTCGGTGGCCTACGTGGCCAGCAACTCCAACAGCGCGCTGCCCTGGTTCTACAAGTTCAGCGCGGTGTGGGGCGCCCACGAGGGCTCGCTGCTGCTGTGGGCGCTGATCCTCGCCAGCTGGACCTTCGCCGTGTCGGTGTTCTCCCGCCAGCTGCCGGAGGTGATGCTGGCCCGCGTGCTCGGCGTGATGGGGATGATCAGCGTCGGCTTCCTGCTGTTCCTGATCGTCACCTCCAACCCCTTCGCGCGCCTGCTGCCCAACGCGCCGCGCGACGGCGGCGACCTCAACCCGCTGCTGCAGGACTTCGGCCTGATCGTCCACCCGCCGATGCTGTACATGGGCTACGTCGGATTCTCTGTGGTGTTCGCCTTCGCCATCGCCGCCCTGCTCGGCGGCCGCCTCGACGCCGCCTGGGCGCGCTGGTCGCGGCCGTGGACCATAGTCGCCTGGGCCTTCCTCAGCATCGGCATCGTGCTCGGCTCCTGGTGGGCCTACTACGAGCTGGGCTGGGGCGGCTGGTGGTTCTGGGACCCGGTGGAGAATGCCTCGTTCATGCCCTGGCTGGTCGGCACCGCGCTGCTGCACTCGCTGGCGGTGACCGAGAAGCGCGGCGTGTTCAAGAGCTGGACGGTGCTGCTGGCCATCGCCGCCTTCTCGCTGAGCCTGCTCGGTACCTTCCTGGTGCGCTCCGGCGTGCTGACCTCGGTGCACGCCTTCGCCGCCGATCCCGAGCGCGGCACCTTCATCCTGATCTTCCTGCTGTTCGTGGTCGGCAGCTCGCTGACCCTGTTCGCCCTGCGCGCGCCGGTGGTCAAGAGCGTCATCGGCTTCGGCCTGTGGTCGCGCGAGACCCTGCTGCTGGCCAACAACCTGATCCTGGTGGTGACCTGCGCCATGATCCTGCTCGGCACCCTCTATCCGCTGGTGCTCGACGCCCTGTCCGGCGCCAAGCTGTCGGTCGGCCCGCCGTACTTCAACGCGCTGTTCCTGCCGCTGATGGCCATCCTCATGGTCGCCCTGGGCGTCGGCGTGCTGGTGCGCTGGAAGGACACCCCGCTGGGCTGGCTGGGCGGCATGCTGCTGCCGGTACTGGTCGCCAGCGGCGTGCTGGGCGTCGCTGCCGCCTTCCTGCTCGGCGACTTCCACTGGGCGGTGCTGGCCGCCTGCCTGCTGGCCGCCTGGGTGGTGCTCGCCGGGCTGCGCGACCTGCTCGACAAGACCCGCCACAAGGGGCTGGTCAAGGGCATCGCCGGCCTGTCGCGCAGCTACTGGGGCATGCAGCTGGCGCACTTCGGCATCGCGGTGACCGCCCTCGGCATCGTGCTGTCCAGCCAGTACAACGTCGAGCGTGACCTGCGCATGGCGCCCGGCGAGTCGGTGGAAGTCGGTGGCTACCGCTTCGCCTTCGACGGTACCCGTCACCACGAAGGCCCCAATTTCACCTCCGATCGCGGCACCGTGCGCGTGCTGGAGGATGGCGAGGAGATCGCCGTGCTGCATCCGGAGAAGCGTATCTACCAGGTGCGCGGCATGCCGATGACCGAGGCCGGCATCGATCCGGGCTTCACCCGCGACCTCTACGTCGCCCTCGGCGAGCCGCTGGAGAACGGCGCCTGGGCCGTGCGCCTGCACGTCAAGCCGTTCGTGCGCTGGATCTGGCTGGGCGGCCTGCTGATGGCCTGCGGCGGCCTGCTCGCCGCGCTCGACCGTCGCTACCGGGTCAAGGTGACCACCAGGGCCCGCGAGGCGCTGGGCATGACTGGAGTGCAAGCATGA
- the ccmE gene encoding cytochrome c maturation protein CcmE codes for MNPVRKKRLFIILGILAGVGVAVGLALSALQQNINLFYTPTQIAAGEAPQDTRIRAGGMVKEGSVSRSADSLDVQFVVTDYAKDVTIQYRGILPDLFREGQGIVALGRLNASGVLVADEVLAKHDENYMPPEVTKALKDSGKLPAGMPPAAMGSAEGKQ; via the coding sequence ATGAATCCTGTCCGCAAGAAGCGCCTGTTCATCATCCTCGGCATCCTCGCCGGCGTCGGCGTGGCCGTCGGCCTGGCGCTCAGCGCCCTGCAGCAGAACATCAACCTGTTCTACACGCCGACGCAGATCGCCGCCGGCGAGGCGCCGCAGGACACCCGCATCCGCGCCGGCGGCATGGTCAAGGAGGGCTCGGTGAGCCGCTCGGCCGACTCGCTGGACGTGCAGTTCGTGGTCACCGACTATGCCAAGGACGTGACCATCCAGTACCGCGGCATCCTTCCCGACCTGTTCCGCGAGGGGCAGGGCATAGTCGCCCTCGGCCGCCTCAACGCGAGCGGCGTGCTGGTCGCCGACGAGGTGCTGGCCAAGCACGACGAAAACTACATGCCGCCCGAGGTGACCAAGGCGCTCAAGGACAGCGGCAAGCTGCCGGCCGGCATGCCGCCGGCGGCCATGGGTAGCGCGGAGGGCAAGCAATGA
- the ccmD gene encoding heme exporter protein CcmD, producing the protein MSFESFADFLAMGKHGLYVWTSYGISLAVLALNVALPILARRRYLQDEARRLRRESKQ; encoded by the coding sequence GTGAGTTTCGAGTCCTTCGCCGATTTCCTCGCCATGGGCAAGCATGGCCTGTACGTGTGGACTTCCTATGGCATCAGCCTGGCGGTCCTGGCCCTCAACGTCGCGCTGCCGATCCTGGCGCGCCGCCGTTACCTGCAAGACGAGGCGCGCCGTCTGCGCCGGGAGAGCAAGCAATGA
- a CDS encoding heme ABC transporter permease, protein MNWTWFHKLGSPKWFYEISGRWLPWLSVAAALLLAVGTVWGLAFAPPDYQQGNSFRIIYIHVPAAILAQSCYIMLAVAGVVGLVWKMKLADVALQCAAPLGAWMTFIALVTGAVWGKPTWGAWWVWDARLTSMLILLFLYFGVIALGQSISNRDSAAKACAVLAIVGVINIPIIKYSVEWWNTLHQPATFKITEKPAMPPEMWVPLLIMVIGFYCFFAVSLLLRMRLEVLKRESRASWVKAEVERSL, encoded by the coding sequence ATGAACTGGACGTGGTTTCACAAGCTTGGCTCGCCCAAATGGTTCTACGAGATCAGCGGCCGCTGGCTGCCCTGGCTGAGCGTGGCCGCGGCGCTGCTGCTCGCCGTCGGCACCGTGTGGGGGCTGGCCTTCGCGCCGCCGGACTACCAGCAGGGCAACAGCTTCCGGATCATCTACATCCACGTGCCGGCGGCGATCCTCGCCCAGTCCTGCTACATCATGCTGGCGGTGGCCGGGGTGGTCGGCCTGGTGTGGAAGATGAAGCTGGCCGACGTTGCCCTGCAGTGCGCCGCGCCGCTCGGCGCCTGGATGACCTTCATCGCCCTGGTCACCGGCGCGGTGTGGGGCAAGCCGACCTGGGGCGCCTGGTGGGTGTGGGACGCGCGCCTGACCTCGATGCTGATCCTGCTGTTCCTCTACTTCGGGGTGATCGCCCTCGGCCAGTCGATCAGCAACCGCGACAGTGCGGCCAAGGCCTGCGCCGTGCTGGCCATCGTCGGCGTGATCAACATCCCGATCATCAAGTACTCGGTGGAGTGGTGGAACACCCTGCACCAGCCGGCGACCTTCAAGATCACCGAGAAGCCGGCGATGCCGCCGGAGATGTGGGTGCCGCTGCTGATCATGGTCATCGGCTTCTACTGCTTCTTCGCCGTCAGCCTGCTGCTGCGCATGCGCCTCGAGGTGCTCAAGCGCGAGTCGCGGGCCAGTTGGGTCAAAGCCGAAGTGGAGCGCAGCCTGTGA
- the ccmB gene encoding heme exporter protein CcmB, whose product MSNVFTQLFTREARLLCRRPAELLNPLVFFGIVVALFPLAVGPESKLLETLSPGLVWVAALLAVLLSLDGLFRSDFEDGSLEQWVLSPHPLPLLVLAKVLAHWLFSGLALVLLAPLLALMLGLPARCLPVLLLSLLLGTPILSLLGAVGAALTVGLKRGGLLLALLILPLYIPVLILGSGALQSALQGLPSAGHLLWLASLTALAVTLTPFAIAAGLNISVGE is encoded by the coding sequence ATGAGTAACGTGTTCACCCAGCTGTTCACCCGCGAGGCGCGCCTGTTGTGCCGCCGTCCGGCCGAGCTGCTCAATCCGCTGGTGTTCTTCGGCATCGTGGTGGCGCTGTTCCCGCTGGCCGTCGGCCCGGAGAGCAAGCTGCTGGAAACCCTGTCGCCCGGCCTGGTGTGGGTCGCCGCGCTGCTCGCCGTGCTGCTGTCGCTGGACGGCCTGTTCCGCAGCGACTTCGAGGACGGCTCGCTGGAACAGTGGGTCCTTTCGCCGCACCCGCTGCCCCTTCTGGTGCTGGCCAAGGTGCTGGCACACTGGCTGTTTTCCGGCCTGGCGCTGGTCCTGCTGGCGCCGCTGCTGGCGCTGATGCTCGGCCTGCCGGCGCGCTGCCTGCCGGTGCTGCTGCTCTCCCTGCTGCTCGGCACGCCGATCCTCAGCCTGCTCGGCGCGGTCGGCGCGGCGCTGACCGTGGGGCTCAAGCGCGGCGGCCTGCTGCTGGCGCTGCTGATCCTGCCGCTGTACATCCCGGTGCTGATCCTCGGCAGCGGCGCCCTGCAGTCGGCCCTGCAGGGCCTGCCGTCGGCCGGCCACCTGCTGTGGCTGGCCAGCCTCACCGCCCTGGCGGTGACCCTGACCCCCTTCGCCATCGCCGCCGGCCTGAACATCAGTGTCGGCGAATAA
- the ccmA gene encoding cytochrome c biogenesis heme-transporting ATPase CcmA — protein sequence MLFERLDFALHPGEMLQISGPNGSGKTSLLRLLAGLMQPTEGEIRLAGKPLSEQRGELTRNLLWIGHAAGIKGLLSPEENLAWLCALHTMETRDAIWQALHAVGLRGFEDVPCHTLSAGQQRRVALARLYLDPPPLWVLDEPFTALDKHAVAQLEEHLARHCEQGGMVVLTTHHSLTRKPAGYRELDLARAGSVADE from the coding sequence ATGCTGTTCGAGCGGCTCGACTTCGCCCTGCATCCCGGCGAGATGCTGCAGATTTCCGGCCCCAACGGCAGCGGCAAGACCAGCCTGCTGCGCCTGCTGGCCGGGCTGATGCAGCCGACCGAGGGCGAGATCCGCCTGGCCGGCAAGCCGCTGAGCGAACAGCGCGGTGAGCTGACCCGCAACCTGCTGTGGATCGGCCATGCCGCCGGCATCAAGGGCCTGCTCAGCCCCGAGGAGAACCTCGCCTGGCTGTGCGCCCTGCACACCATGGAAACCCGCGACGCCATCTGGCAGGCGCTGCACGCGGTCGGCCTGCGCGGCTTCGAGGACGTGCCCTGCCATACCCTGTCCGCCGGCCAGCAGCGCCGCGTCGCCCTGGCCCGCCTGTACCTCGATCCGCCGCCGCTGTGGGTCCTCGACGAGCCCTTCACCGCCCTCGACAAGCACGCCGTGGCCCAGCTCGAGGAGCATCTGGCCCGCCACTGCGAGCAGGGCGGCATGGTGGTGCTGACCACCCACCACAGCCTGACCCGCAAGCCGGCCGGCTACCGCGAGCTGGACCTCGCCCGCGCAGGAAGCGTCGCCGATGAGTAA
- a CDS encoding P-loop NTPase, translating into MSPHIASLRAQPSAVAPVQVIAVASGKGGVGKTQAAINLAWALAARGRRVLLLDASFALPNVDAALALNPPRTLADVLAGRCRLADALVGGPGGIQLIAGSPGEPREPDALQLGGLIRAFSELPRAPDVLLVDCAPGIGRGVTTLLHAASEALLVVNDEPAARADVLALITRLNREHGMNRFRLLASMTFAAQEGPALHQQLLRLTEPLGGVSLDYVGAIPFDDSLRRAVQRQRPLLEVFPRSRAAQAYTALAEKIDGWPLPANPRGHLEFFVERLVAAQGQGRQPRP; encoded by the coding sequence GTGAGCCCGCACATCGCGTCGCTGCGCGCGCAGCCGAGCGCCGTCGCGCCGGTACAGGTGATCGCGGTCGCCAGCGGCAAGGGCGGCGTCGGCAAGACCCAGGCGGCGATCAATCTGGCCTGGGCGCTGGCCGCCCGCGGCCGGCGGGTGCTGCTGCTCGACGCCAGCTTCGCCCTGCCCAACGTCGATGCGGCCCTGGCCCTGAACCCGCCGCGCACCCTCGCCGACGTGCTGGCCGGGCGCTGCCGCCTGGCCGATGCGCTGGTCGGCGGACCGGGCGGCATCCAGCTGATCGCCGGCTCGCCGGGCGAACCCCGCGAGCCGGACGCCCTGCAGCTGGGCGGGTTGATCCGCGCCTTCAGCGAGCTGCCGCGCGCGCCGGACGTGCTGCTGGTCGACTGTGCGCCGGGCATCGGCCGCGGCGTGACCACCCTGCTGCATGCCGCCAGCGAGGCGCTGCTGGTGGTCAACGATGAGCCGGCCGCCCGTGCCGATGTCCTGGCGCTGATCACCCGGCTGAACCGCGAGCACGGCATGAACCGTTTCCGCCTGCTGGCCAGCATGACCTTCGCCGCCCAGGAAGGGCCGGCCCTGCACCAGCAGCTGCTGCGTCTTACCGAGCCGCTGGGCGGGGTGTCGCTCGACTATGTCGGCGCCATTCCCTTCGACGACTCGCTGCGCCGGGCGGTGCAGCGCCAGCGTCCGCTGCTCGAGGTGTTCCCGCGCAGCCGTGCCGCCCAGGCCTACACGGCGCTGGCGGAAAAGATCGACGGCTGGCCGTTGCCGGCCAATCCGCGCGGCCATCTGGAGTTCTTCGTCGAGCGGCTGGTCGCGGCGCAGGGGCAGGGGCGTCAGCCCCGGCCTTGA
- a CDS encoding sigma-54 dependent transcriptional regulator produces the protein MWRESRILLIDDLPQRRHDLAVIFDFLCEPCSACTSSDWAVQLEAQPDVRLSCVLLGQIDSKGGAPRLLKQLGARVDNLPLLLFGEQSCADWPEEMRRRVLARLDMPPSYNQLLDALHRAQVYQQAFDAARERGQQRESNLFRSLVGTSRAIQQVRQQMQQVAGTEVGVLLLGEPGSGKEVVARNLHYHSSRREFPFVPISCTAIDPELLESELFGCEAGALPGAIGSRQGRLELAAGGTLYIDEIADLPAELQVRLLRVLQEGSFKRTGSDLARPVDVRVIAATRHDLEQRVAEGRLRDDLYYRLNQFSIELPPLRERVEDIPLLINELIARMEHEKRGSIRFSSAALMSLCRHDWRGNVRELANLVERLAIMHPYGVIGVAELPKKFRHLDGEEGQAEEGPQREPGGALPGIDAPALLPIGGLDLKDYLNSLERSLIQQALDDAGGVVARAAERLRVRRTTLVEKMRKYGMGRRDDEEGGEL, from the coding sequence ATGTGGCGTGAATCCCGAATCCTGCTGATCGACGACCTCCCCCAACGCCGCCATGATCTGGCGGTGATCTTCGACTTCCTCTGCGAGCCCTGCAGCGCTTGCACCAGCAGCGACTGGGCCGTCCAGCTCGAAGCGCAGCCGGATGTGCGTCTGTCCTGCGTGCTGCTCGGTCAGATCGACAGCAAGGGCGGCGCTCCGCGCCTGCTCAAGCAGCTCGGCGCCCGGGTGGATAACCTGCCGCTGCTGCTGTTCGGCGAGCAGAGCTGCGCCGACTGGCCGGAGGAGATGCGCCGCCGCGTGCTGGCGCGTCTCGACATGCCGCCGAGCTACAACCAGCTGCTCGACGCCCTGCACCGCGCCCAGGTCTACCAGCAGGCCTTCGACGCCGCCCGCGAGCGCGGTCAGCAGCGCGAGTCCAACCTGTTCCGCAGCCTGGTCGGCACCAGCCGGGCGATCCAGCAGGTACGCCAGCAGATGCAGCAGGTCGCCGGCACCGAGGTCGGCGTGCTGCTGCTCGGCGAGCCCGGCAGCGGCAAGGAAGTGGTGGCGCGCAACCTGCACTACCATTCCAGCCGTCGCGAGTTTCCCTTCGTGCCGATCAGCTGCACGGCCATCGATCCGGAGCTGCTGGAAAGCGAGCTGTTCGGCTGCGAGGCCGGCGCGCTGCCCGGCGCCATCGGCAGCCGCCAGGGTCGCCTGGAACTGGCCGCCGGCGGCACCCTGTACATCGACGAGATCGCCGACCTGCCGGCCGAGCTGCAGGTGCGCCTGCTGCGCGTGCTGCAGGAGGGCAGCTTCAAGCGCACGGGCAGCGACCTGGCGCGGCCGGTCGACGTGCGGGTGATCGCCGCCACCCGGCACGACCTCGAGCAGCGGGTGGCCGAGGGGCGGCTGCGCGACGATCTCTACTACCGGCTCAACCAGTTCTCCATCGAGCTGCCGCCGCTGCGCGAGCGGGTCGAGGACATCCCGCTGCTGATCAACGAACTGATCGCGCGCATGGAGCACGAGAAGCGCGGCTCGATCCGCTTCAGCTCGGCGGCGCTGATGTCGCTGTGCCGCCACGACTGGCGCGGCAACGTGCGCGAGCTGGCCAACCTGGTCGAGCGCCTGGCGATCATGCATCCCTACGGGGTGATCGGCGTCGCCGAGCTGCCGAAGAAGTTCCGCCACCTCGACGGCGAGGAAGGTCAGGCCGAGGAGGGCCCGCAGCGCGAGCCGGGCGGCGCCCTGCCGGGCATCGACGCCCCGGCGCTGCTGCCGATCGGTGGCCTGGACCTCAAGGACTATCTCAACAGCCTGGAGCGCTCGCTGATCCAGCAGGCGCTGGACGATGCTGGCGGGGTGGTGGCGCGCGCCGCCGAGCGCCTGCGCGTGCGCCGCACCACCCTGGTGGAGAAGATGCGCAAGTACGGCATGGGCCGGCGCGACGACGAGGAAGGGGGCGAGCTGTGA